tgAAAGCgcatcgttaaaaaaaaaacaaacttgAAATCGATTAAATTCCTTCAGGTAGCATAGTGTCCtatctttttacatttcaaaaataaacaatataaaagcTTATCATTCGTCATTAAGAATTCCGCACGGAAAaccattttataaatagaatgtATCTCGACGAGACGTATTGCCTAATGTGCGtgagatatacataattgCCGTGTATATACGAGAACATAGTGATTTGATTAACAGCCATTCGAAGGCTAAGCATGTACAAAACAGGCAACACTAATACTACGAGAGCAGATACTTCGACTCTCGCATCAAGGAAGTACTTTCATACGCTAATGTTTTATGGAAAACGCGTCTCAAATAGTCGGCACGAATTCGCAGCGAAATCAAGACAGGAAAAAAGTCACGCACCATGTAAGAATTCTCGCAAACATttcaacttgttttttttttgtcgcttTTTTCCCTTATGTCCTATCTCTCTCGCGGCTGATTCGCAAATAACAATAGtacatgtaaatataaatagaaatgtggtgaattaatgattatttttttcaataaattccataagaaaatttgtaatcaagaaaaaaaacactGATATCTATTACTttctgattttaaaaatacaattgtaaaaaatatatgtaaataaaaatatataaatactttattcATAATCATTCCATTCAccgtcaaaaaatattatattattcaaaagtggtaaaaaaaacaatgatcATCACAATTGTTTTTCAGCCAAAGCATGAAGAAACTCGACAACGAAAGGTTTATCGCTCGAATTGTATGGAGACAATGGAAGATCGTATGGAATGGGAAATACTGGAACGGCTGGATCCTCTTCGTCCTGAATTGGAAATGTCGTTGTCTTCGTCTGAACAGAAATACAaacaaattttagataataatatgattagaattaatcaaatatactttttaaaaatatttcgatgacattaaattattaatatattagaaattagatTAAAACGTAGTAGCAATAATAGTGCTTACGACGAATTTTGGTATAAATATAACACCAGCTTCATAACTTGATATACAATAGTCGCCTCGGTAAACACCCCAGGCGGCTTTGCTCAGATTCGCACTGGTGAGCACAAACCAAGAAATACTTTTCAAGTCGGGCGAAATTCTTGTGTAAGATTTAATATGAGGCATCGCGCGGTCACGTCCTGTTCGCGTAGCTGTCCACTGgctaaataacaataaaaatccgTGTATAGAAATAGTAAGTCGCCGCTAAACCACTAAtttgaatagaaaaaaaaaataattgtagctTACCATAAATATGATTCTATCCACTCCTGTTTTGAATGCAATTCCTCACTGTATGGCAAACAGCAAGACAAATTTTGGCAATCAAAGCTCTGCTTGTAATTTTCTCTCGATGGATAAATAAACTTGAAGTTCGGAGGACTCTTTGGAAAACCTTTAGATTCTTTCGACATAGAcgcaattatttctttcgacAACCAGCCTTTAAAATTTCGACCAAAACTGCCGACACTGGAACTTTGCGCGATTATAGGCCACTGAGGAGCATCCGGCGGTAATGTGACGTGACGCAATAGAACAAACGCTAATTTTCTATATCCCCATAGACCGCCCTTGTGAGTTCCAGGAACGGAAGCGACAAAAAACACATTTACGGCAGAAAAATCTGCCCTTTGCACCGCCAATATCCACTGTGTTAAAGCTGGGTACTTATATGTTTCTAAATATCGTTTCAGATCCTTTTTAAAGCCCGTTGGAGATTCTCCACCGTTAGGATTCGCAGCTTCTGCAGCCGACAGCAAAGGTAGATGTGGCGAAATCCACAGACTAATTAATACACAATGAGAAAATTACCTATAAACGTTATAGtgctgataaaaatatttagaaacatTTAACAAACCCTTGTGTTCTATTCTCCCAGTCATCAGAGTACAAATTTGCAGTAGAGACAACCACTCGAATTCCACCATCTTTGTATTGCAAAATCATGATCTTGGAATGATGGCAGCCAAAGTCGCTCGGCATTTCCACATTTATCATAGTAATATTGCTGCCCAATTTTTCATGATCTAAATCATCTTCTCTAGAGCCATATAGTATCAACATGTCAGTACGTTGACCAGCCAACAGATACTGTAAACATAGCCAACCAACATCAACCATAAAATTCAGATGAAGACTGTTGACAATCTCTCCAAGACTTCTATCAAGAATCTCAGGAAAAGTGATGGAGAATTGTTGATTATAAGTCTCCTCAGACTTTTCAATTcttgagaaaaatatgttgtaagGATCTGATAAGGCatattttgttgcaaattcTCCTGGTTCCACAAATGAATGTTTTATCATTGAAATAGCTTTCTGTCTGACTTCTTGCCTAGATTTTTCAGAATTACAAGCTTGATACATATTCATGAGCATATAGATAAAAGATGCATAAGAGTTCGCATCACTTGGGGAACTGCTTTGAAGTTCACTATCTTGCTGTGAATCACTAATATCCTCCTTATCATTGCTTTCTAGGCTTATCTGTTTTATCTCCTCTAGGCTTATCTCTTTTATCTTGTCTTTTGCAGAGGAACTGGATGGTTCTAAGCTTTTCCCCCTtgtctgtaaaaaaatttacacatattaaatttattactctTATCTTCTACAGATTCTCTTTCCATTTTACTAACTTTGCTTTCTGAAGCTTCTTCATCGCTCGAAGCTCTAGAAAGTGCTTGTGCTTCTGCATCCATTTGTTTGAGCTTATCTTCCCTTCTCTGCGTCATTACTTTCTTATGCGTCTTtactttttgtttcaaatCTTCTTTATCATCTAATACAGCAATAGATAAAGATTCTATTTTGGAAGATAAACTACTAGTCGCAGGTAAAACATTCACTTTGTTTTGGTCTCTTTCCTTTCTAAGCACTATTTGTAGTACTTTCAACTGATCCATCAATTGTGTACGATCATTACATGTAAAACAGAGAACTTCTGGTATTTCTATGATACCGTCCAATTGATTGATCAGTAATTTCTCCActaaaattcagaaaaaaattaattaactcgtctaattatatgaattaaaaaatataaatacatagtTACAGTGTGGATGTGACATTTCACTGAAATGAATCGGATTTTTCTGATAACATTTTTCCATAAATGGACAAGGTTGctttgctaaaatattaaatgaataatcTTTCGTTATTTCAAAACACAAAAGTATGACATACATATAACGCTTATAATCATTCTTACCTATAGAATTCATTGTCTTAAATCAGATATGAATTAAGGTGGTTTGAACGAAATAATAatctacaaagaaaaattctcaTTGATCTTGATAACAATTAACACAACATTAtgttactataaaatttttttcaaatgacAATTGTTTGAACATAATCATTTGGTTAACACATTCCACATTATCGAGTTATAAAACATATTGGCACTGACTGGATCTGCAACAGTGAATCACTATCAGTGATGTAAGTCAGCTGATTCACAGCCGCATGAAATCGTGATGGAAGGGCACGCACACAAGCGATAACCGTGTCCATGTGCATTCCCCACTCGGCTCTGCTTCggatattagaaaaatatttaacttatgTCTTGTTTCTCTCGCGATTGATTCGcgaataacaataatacatataaatataaataatagaaatgtcGTAAATTAAtggttatttctttttataaattccaaaaaaaaatttttaatcaagaaaaaaacgttgatattacttaattttaaaaatacacttgtgaaaaatacatgtaaatacaaatataaatactttacTTACAAGCATTCCATTtactgttaaaaaatattttattgttcaaaagtggtaaaaaaaaaaacaatggtcaaaattatcttttactCATAGCACTAAGAAATTCGCTAACGAAAGGTTTGTCACTCGAATCGTATCGGCACAATGGAAGATCGTATGGAATGGGGAATACCGGAACGGCTGGATCCTCTTCCTCCTCAATTGGAAATGTCGTTGTCTTCGTCTGAGCAGAAATACAAAcaaatttaagataataatttcattagaattaatcaaatatacttttttaaaatattttgatgacattaaattattaatatattagaaattagattaaaatatagtaGCTATAATAGCGCTTACGATGAATTTTGGTATAAATATAACACCGGCTTCATAACTCATTATATAATGGTTGCTTCGTTGAACTCCCCAGGCAGCTTTGCTCAGATTTGCACTGGTGAGCACAAACCAAGGAATACTTTTAAAGTCGGGCGAAATTCTTGTGTAAGATTTAATATGGGGCATCGCGCGGTCTCGTCCTGTTCGCATAGCTCTCCAATGgctgaataataataaaaatctgtgTATAGAAATAACGAGTCGCTTCTAAACCATCACGTTAATAGAAAAAGACAATTATTACCATAAATAAGATTCTATCCACTCTTGTTTTGAATGCACTTGTGCACTGTATGGCAAACAGCATGACAAATTTTGGCAATCAAAGCTCTGCTTGTAATTTTCTACCGATGGGTAAATAAACTGGAAATTCGGATGACTCTTTAAACCTTTAGTAGTTTCTCTCGACATACACGGAACTATTTCTTTCGACAACCAGCTTTCAAAATTTGGACCAAGACTGCCGATGCTGGAGCTTTGCGCGACTATAGGCCACTGAGGAGCATCCGGCGGCAGTGTGGCGTGACGCGATAGAACATATGCTAGTTTTCTGTGTCCCCAAAAATCGACTTCAATATCTTTGTGGGTTCCAGGAACAGAAGCGACGAGAAACACATTCACGGCAGAAAAGTCTGCCTTCCGCACCGCCCATATCCACTGTGTTAAAGCCGGGTGTCTATATTTACTCAAATATCGCTCGAGATCCTTCTTGAAGCCCGTTGGAGATTCTCCATTGCTGGGATTTGCAGATTCCGGAAGCAGAGGTAGATGCGGCGATATCCACAGGCTATTTaatacaatgaaaaaaatatgttatttgtaAACCTCACAGTACTgatatttaacaaacatttAACAAACCCTTGTGTTCTATTCTCCCAGTCATCAGAGTACAAATTAGCAGTAGAGACAACCACTCGAATTCCATCATCTTTGTATTGCAAAATCATAATCTTGGAATGATGGCAGCCAAACTTGTTCGGCATGTCTACATGTATCATAGTAATGTTGCTGCCCAATTTTTCATGATCTACTCTATCACCATATAGTATCAACATGTCAGTGCGTTGACCAGCCAACAGATACTGCAAACATAGCCAACCAACATCAACCATAAAATTCAGATGAAGACTGTTGACAATCTCTCCAAGACTTCTATCGAGAATCTCAGGAAAAGTGATGGAAAATTGTTGATTATAAGTTTCCTTAGACTTTTCAATTCTTGTGAAAAATAAGTGGTAAGGCGCTGAGAAggcatattttattgcaaattctcCTGGTTCCACAACTGATACCATGTGTCCAGAACGTCTCATCATTTGAATGGCTTTCTGTCTGACTTCTTTCCTAGATTTTTCAGAATTGCAAGCTTGATACATATCCATGATGGATGTTCCTGCACGGGAGCTCGCATTACTTGTAGAACTGCTTTGATAATCACTAATATCTTGCTGAGAATCACTAATGTCATCATTGCTC
The nucleotide sequence above comes from Linepithema humile isolate Giens D197 chromosome 4, Lhum_UNIL_v1.0, whole genome shotgun sequence. Encoded proteins:
- the LOC105677829 gene encoding probable tyrosyl-DNA phosphodiesterase; the protein is MNSIAKQRCPFMEKCYRKNPIHFSEMSHPHLEKLLINQLDGIIEIPEVLHFTCDDRTQLMDQLKVLQMVLRKERDKNKVNPLDAKKDLKEKIEKHKKVMTQRREDKLKQMHAEAQALSRALSSDESSESKTRKRSQEPSSSSVRKKIKQMSLESNDDISDSQQDISDYQSSSTSNASSRAGTSIMDMYQACNSEKSRKEVRQKAIQMMRRSGHMVSVVEPGEFAIKYAFSAPYHLFFTRIEKSKETYNQQFSITFPEILDRSLGEIVNSLHLNFMVDVGWLCLQYLLAGQRTDMLILYGDRVDHEKLGSNITMIHVDMPNKFGCHHSKIMILQYKDDGIRVVVSTANLYSDDWENRTQGLWISPHLPLLPESANPSNGESPTGFKKDLERYLSKYRHPALTQWIWAVRKADFSAVNVFLVASVPGTHKDIEVDFWGHRKLAYVLSRHATLPPDAPQWPIVAQSSSIGSLGPNFESWLSKEIVPCMSRETTKGLKSHPNFQFIYPSVENYKQSFDCQNLSCCLPYSAQVHSKQEWIESYLCHWRAMRTGRDRAMPHIKSYTRISPDFKSIPWFVLTSANLSKAAWGVQRSNHYIMSYEAGVIFIPKFITKTTTFPIEEEEDPAVPVFPIPYDLPLCRYDSSDKPFVSEFLSAMSKR
- the LOC105677828 gene encoding probable tyrosyl-DNA phosphodiesterase — encoded protein: MNSIAKQPCPFMEKCYQKNPIHFSEMSHPHLEKLLINQLDGIIEIPEVLCFTCNDRTQLMDQLKVLQIVLRKERDQNKVNVLPATSSLSSKIESLSIAVLDDKEDLKQKVKTHKKVMTQRREDKLKQMDAEAQALSRASSDEEASESKTRGKSLEPSSSSAKDKIKEISLEEIKQISLESNDKEDISDSQQDSELQSSSPSDANSYASFIYMLMNMYQACNSEKSRQEVRQKAISMIKHSFVEPGEFATKYALSDPYNIFFSRIEKSEETYNQQFSITFPEILDRSLGEIVNSLHLNFMVDVGWLCLQYLLAGQRTDMLILYGSREDDLDHEKLGSNITMINVEMPSDFGCHHSKIMILQYKDGGIRVVVSTANLYSDDWENRTQGLWISPHLPLLSAAEAANPNGGESPTGFKKDLKRYLETYKYPALTQWILAVQRADFSAVNVFFVASVPGTHKGGLWGYRKLAFVLLRHVTLPPDAPQWPIIAQSSSVGSFGRNFKGWLSKEIIASMSKESKGFPKSPPNFKFIYPSRENYKQSFDCQNLSCCLPYSEELHSKQEWIESYLCQWTATRTGRDRAMPHIKSYTRISPDLKSISWFVLTSANLSKAAWGVYRGDYCISSYEAGVIFIPKFVTKTTTFPIQDEEDPAVPVFPIPYDLPLSPYNSSDKPFVVEFLHALAEKQL